From a single Apium graveolens cultivar Ventura chromosome 2, ASM990537v1, whole genome shotgun sequence genomic region:
- the LOC141705917 gene encoding uncharacterized protein LOC141705917 → MTRIFGVELFVIKNMTSKAVCLSNVQMPKNDYCIMRAHIWKIDNFSKRKNKVYYSNSFMAGERKWRLLLHPRWDKKYLAVGVELADTSSLFRLDKWLKRSYYHQKLYAMFGLVVHDQFGVSDVNTNFGKACWGVFSGATTCKVN, encoded by the exons ATGACTCGCATATTTGGGGTAGAACTTTTTGTTATAAAGAACATGACTAGCAAGGCAGTGTGTCTGTCAAATGTTCAAATGCCAAAGAATGACTATTGTATAATGAGAGCTCATATTTGGAAGATTGACAACTTTAGCAAGAGGAAGAACAAAGTTTACTACTCCAATTCATTCATGGCCGGAGAAAGAAAATG GAGACTGCTACTTCATCCCAGATGGGATAAAAAGTACTTAGCAGTTGGCGTGGAACTAGCGGATACAAGTAGCTTGTTTCGTTTGGATAAATGGCTTAAAAGGTCTTATTATCATCAGAAGTTGTATGCAATGTTCGGACTTGTCGTGCATGATCAGTTTGGTGTCTCGGATGTAAACACCAACTTTGGAAAAGCAT GTTGGGGAGTTTTCAGTGGAGCAACAACCTGCAAAGTGAATTAA